The following coding sequences lie in one Vanessa tameamea isolate UH-Manoa-2023 chromosome 17, ilVanTame1 primary haplotype, whole genome shotgun sequence genomic window:
- the LOC113400412 gene encoding zinc finger HIT domain-containing protein 1 has translation MTSRESGRVKDAEKRRVLDDAARKRRARKAIEALEQDNFHEDPHADLVMSKKVPKFADSNEKPTRKKKAKSAEYYKMRFRKTFAQLVEEDASFRPDPPNYLSAQVPPSKFPDRHFCAVCGFPSNYTCIPCGARYCCVRCLGTHLDTRCLKWTA, from the exons atgacgTCGAGAGAATCTGGTAGAGTCAAAGATGCGGAGAAGAGAAGAGTGTTAGACGATGCAGCGAGAAAGCGGAGAGCTAGGAAAGCTATTGAGGCACTTGAACAAGATAATTTTCATGAAGATCCACATGCAGATCTGGTTATGTCGAAAAAGGTGCCGAAGTTTGCAGACTCTAATGAAAAACCGACAAGAAAGAAAAAAGCCAAGAGTGCTGAGTATTATAAAATGAGGTTCAGAAAAACATTTGCTCAGTTAGTTGAAGAAGATGCCAGTTTTAGGCCTGATCCACCCAATTATTTATCGGCACAAGTTCCACCCTCTaa ATTTCCTGACCGCCATTTTTGTGCTGTTTGTGGATTTCCATCAAACTACACGTGTATTCCTTGCGGAGCGCGATATTGCTGCGTACGATGTCTTGGCACACATTTAGATACGAGATGTCTGAAATGGACTGCTTAA
- the LOC113400414 gene encoding meiotic nuclear division protein 1 homolog, giving the protein MSKKRGLSADEKKTRMLEIFHQSKDFFQLKELEKIAPKEKGITMQSVKEVIQGLVDDHLVDSEKIGTSIYFWSFPSKTKNIKKRKLHDTQNEFEDVTKRLKKVEEAITIESVGREPSEERNQLLKLLSEVTKQENELKMELQKYRDSDPEYIAQLKNEIEDLKTAANRWTENIYILKSYIKNTFQKDNETINQTFNIPPDMDYIEN; this is encoded by the exons ATGTCCAAAAAACGAGGCTTAAGTGCTGATGAAAAGAAAACTAGAATGTTGgaaatatttcatcaaagtAAAGATTTCTTTCAGTTAAAG GAGCTGGAAAAAATTGCTCCGAAAGAAAAAGGAATTACAATGCAATCAGTGAAGGAGGTTATTCAAGGACTAGTTGATGATCACTTAGTGGATTCAGAAAAAATAGGAACTTCCATATATTTCTGGTCTTTTCCAAG caaaacaaaaaatataaagaaaaggaAATTACATGATACACAAAATGAGTTTGAAGATGTAACAAAAAGGTTAAAAAAGGTTGAAGAAGCGATTACAATCGAATCT GTTGGTCGGGAACCAAGTGAGGAGAGGAATCAACTTTTAAAACTGTTAAGTGAAGTCACAAAACAAGAAAATGAACTCAAGATGGAATTGCAAAAATATAGAGATTCAGATCCCGAATATATTgctcaattaaaaaatgaaattgaa GACTTGAAAACAGCTGCAAACAGATGGACtgagaacatatatatattaaaatcatatataaaaaatacttttcaaaaGGATAATGAAACAATCAATCAAACATTTAACATACCTCCTGATATGGACTATATTGAAaactaa
- the Tfb5 gene encoding general transcription factor IIH subunit 5, with protein MVNAMKGVLVECDPAMKQFLLHLDETLALGRKFILQDLDETHLFISSDIIDTLQARVDDLMDQLSFPIHDKGL; from the exons ATGGTGAATGCTATGAAAGGAGTTCTTGTCGAATG tgaTCCAGCAATGAAGCAATTCCTTCTCCACTTGGATGAAACTCTTGCACTTGGTAGAAAGTTTATTCTTCAAGATCTAGACGAAACTCATCTGTTCATATCATCAGATATAATTGATACATTACAAGCTCGTGTGGATGATTTAATGGACCAACTTAGTTTTCCAATACATGATAAAGGActgtaa
- the LOC113400411 gene encoding transcription factor ATOH8, which yields MSTNTFIANNEDVTRADVKERILERDAGFVSGGEDDDSCSGPAHSDDSGVRLVESDSRVKRDRSPNRLAPPKKRIRLDSREDLASPECENPTSPFRPWSFAEEPQQEPLSLVKKTSETSLLRQRRRPLEPPPPKVPTPTPDTRPGPPRVPPHPGVVESFADRSKPREQRNYKNMTRERRIEANARERTRVHTISAAFDTLRKSVPSYSHNQKLSKLSVLRIACAYIAALSAAIEPEADLSEAVEKVTQTIHTEGKLRKKKDEP from the coding sequence AACGCATACTAGAACGTGATGCTGGTTTCGTGTCAGGCGGAGAAGATGATGACTCGTGTTCCGGTCCCGCACACTCCGATGACTCCGGTGTAAGACTTGTCGAGTCAGACTCGCGGGTCAAGAGAGACCGATCGCCAAATCGTCTCGCGCCTCCAAAGAAACGCATCCGTCTTGACTCCAGAGAAGATTTAGCGAGTCCTGAATGCGAGAACCCCACCAGTCCTTTCAGGCCTTGGTCTTTCGCCGAAGAACCGCAACAAGAACCTCTTTCATTAGTTAAAAAAACCAGCGAAACTAGTCTTTTAAGGCAAAGGCGGAGGCCATTAGAACCTCCACCGCCTAAAGTTCCTACACCAACACCAGACACAAGACCCGGCCCACCGCGAGTCCCGCCTCATCCTGGTGTCGTCGAATCATTCGCCGACAGGTCGAAACCGAGAGAGCAGAGAAATTACAAGAACATGACGAGAGAAAGGCGGATAGAAGCGAACGCCAGAGAAAGGACGAGAGTTCATACCATAAGTGCGGCCTTCGACACGCTCCGGAAGTCTGTACCATCGTACAGTCACAACCAAAAGCTGTCTAAGTTATCTGTGCTGCGGATAGCATGCGCTTACATCGCGGCTTTATCCGCGGCTATCGAACCGGAGGCTGACCTCTCAGAAGCAGTGGAAAAAGTCACGCAAACTATACACACTGAAGGcaaattaagaaaaaagaaaGACGAACCTTGA